In Macadamia integrifolia cultivar HAES 741 chromosome 13, SCU_Mint_v3, whole genome shotgun sequence, one DNA window encodes the following:
- the LOC122058744 gene encoding uncharacterized protein LOC122058744, translating into MVSHTSHCPTYLPLCLRDPRELFAVSVMAAEADTDTTAVVAEDTSNPSSNEEEAHKLLSSYLGLSFAVFLVFLPRSSLSLISTLQTRNRNLSLKLFQAEEQLRQMMSRRREDSKANARVVEIFASHRNGWQQEEKKLLRQIEASAEEIAHLRAKIDEMEKNEVELRMCVEKSQREVEEREEMINFMSRKTDEENFDVDSVDGTESDKGSDYGAYESQNRGGYGVNVEENGEFGDYSPGLSRFGKMRFSKGLDPISEECFLARNSGGDEMGEVYGQQNGFSRDFFPSASKFYAENGWQDVQYESLESLYQMKHYVPRRESPWKVDGESTGVSSKLKLLEQELLNLERIGKTDLLKVPSLMRKQAKRYQALAGKIDDLCRRMQASDPSEPTLSSEFRTQRQTEFLLEAFRLQQRAIETGQKLTALQTDITKSQFDDELVGQVKLTTRRSLDSIRNNFKEIQRNLEIWLARIMGDLEGLLARDGASRVREYYISRYPFIR; encoded by the exons ATGGTCTCTCACACTTCACATTGCCCAACCTATTTACCGCTCTGCCTCCGAGACCCGAGAGAGCTCTTCGCAGTCTCAGTAATGGCGGCAGAGGCAGATACAGACACCACCGCAGTTGTTGCGGAAGACACCTCAAATCCATCGTCAAACGAAGAAGAAGCTCACAAGCTTCTCTCCTCGTATCTCGGCCTCAGCTTTGCTGTCTTTTTAGTTTTCCTCCCgagatcctctctctctttaatctCCACTCTCCAAACTCGGAACAGGAACCTCTCTCTAAAGCTCTTTCAGGCAGAGGAACAGCTTCGACAAATGATGTCTCGTAGAAGAGAGGATTCGAAAGCGAATGCTAGGGTTGTTGAGATCTTTGCGAGTCACAGGAATGGATGGCAGCAGGAAGAGAAGAAGCTGTTGCGGCAGATCGAAGCTTCTGCAGAAGAAATCGCGCATTTGAGGGCGAAAATCGATGAAATGGAGAAGAATGAAGTTGAACTGAGAATGTGTGTTGAGAAGTCGCAGAGAGAGGTTGAGGAGAGGGAAGAGATGATTAACTTTATGTCTAGGAAGACGGATGAGGAGAATTTTGATGTTGATTCCGTTGATGGGACTGAAAGCGACAAGGGTTCGGATTATGGGGCTTATGAGTCTCAGAACAGGGGAGGTTATGGTGTAAATGTGGAGGAGAATGGGGAATTTGGTGATTATAGCCCAGGTCTTTCGCGGTTTGGGAAGATGAGGTTTTCGAAGGGGTTAGATCCCATCTCTGAGGAGTGTTTCTTGGCGCGGAATAGCGGTGGAGACGAAATGGGTGAGGTTTATGGGCAACAGAACGGTTTCAGTCGGGATTTCTTTCCTTCGGCTTCGAAGTTTTATGCTGAGAACGGTtggcag GATGTACAATATGAATCTCTTGAGTCGCTCTATCAAATGAAGCACTATGTGCCGAG AAGGGAGTCCCCTTGGAAAGTAGACGGCGAATCAACCGGAGTTTCCTCTAAGTTGAAATTGCTTGAGCAGGAACTACTAAATTTGGAAAGAATTGGAAAGACTGATCTATTGAAGGTTCCTTCATTGATGAGGAAGCAAGCAAAGAGATATCAAGCTCTTGCAGGGAAGATTGATGATCTATGCAGGAGAATG CAAGCCAGCGATCCTTCTGAGCCAACCCTCAGCTCAGAGTTCCGAACTCAACGGCAAACAGAGTTCTTGCTTGAAGCATTTCGTCTCCAACAGCGGGCGATTGAGACGGGGCAGAAATTAACAGCTCTACAAACTGATATCACCAAGAGCCAATTTGATGATGAACTAGTGGGACAGGTTAAACTAACTACTAGACGGTCATTGGACTCCATTAGGaacaatttcaaagaaattcaGAGAAATTTGGAGATTTGGTTGGCTAGAATTATGGGAGATCTTGAAGGGCTTCTCGCCAGAGATGGTGCATCTCGTGTAAGGGAATACTACATTTCTAGATATCCTTTTATTcggtaa
- the LOC122058917 gene encoding acyl-CoA-binding protein-like: MGLKEEFEEYAVKAKTLPPSTSNENKLILYGLYKQATVGPVNTSRPGMFNLAEKAKWDAWKAVEGKSKEEAMNDYITKVKQLLEEATASA, translated from the exons ATGGGTTTGAAG GAAGAGTTTGAGGAGTATGCTGTGAAAGCAAAGACTCTACCTCCGAGTACATCTAACGAGAACAAGCTCATTCTGTATGGGCTTTACAAGCAAGCAACTGTTGGACCAGTGAATACCA GCCGACCTGGGATGTTCAATTTGGCGGAGAAGGCAAAGTGGGATGCATGGAAGGCAGTGGAAG GAAAATCAAAGGAGGAAGCTATGAATGATTACATCACAAAGGTGAAGCAGTTGCTGGAAGAAGCAACGGCCTCTGCTTGA